One Sphingomonas endolithica DNA segment encodes these proteins:
- a CDS encoding GNAT family N-acetyltransferase produces the protein MTQPHDNPAESRFELALHGEIAFAAYALQGDTITFTHTIVPPALEGQGVASRLIGYALGEARARGLKVRPECSFVAAYIERHPETQDLLG, from the coding sequence ATGACCCAACCGCACGACAACCCCGCCGAAAGCCGCTTCGAACTGGCTCTGCACGGCGAAATCGCCTTCGCCGCCTATGCGCTGCAGGGCGATACCATCACTTTCACCCACACCATCGTCCCGCCGGCGCTGGAAGGCCAGGGGGTCGCCAGCCGACTGATCGGCTACGCACTCGGCGAGGCGCGCGCGCGTGGATTGAAGGTGCGCCCCGAATGCAGCTTCGTCGCAGCCTATATCGAGCGGCATCCGGAAACCCAGGATTTGCTTGGGTAA
- a CDS encoding DUF2007 domain-containing protein — MALAELGRFNRNEAHILIGRLESDGIPAIAFDGESSIGDGSYLFIAVRVMVDADDLAAAKAIVAASA; from the coding sequence ATGGCGCTCGCCGAACTCGGCCGCTTCAACCGCAACGAGGCGCATATCCTGATCGGGCGGCTCGAGTCCGACGGCATCCCCGCCATCGCCTTCGATGGCGAATCCAGCATCGGTGATGGCAGCTACCTGTTCATCGCCGTGCGCGTGATGGTGGATGCAGACGATCTCGCCGCAGCAAAGGCGATCGTCGCTGCCTCTGCCTGA
- the recQ gene encoding DNA helicase RecQ — MPRDPLPLLHSTFGFPGFRGVQESVVSRVLAAENTLAVMPTGAGKSLCYQLPSVVLDGTCVVVSPLIALMHDQLRAATAVGIRAATLTSVDTDQMETMARFRRGELDLLYVAPERASGGAFRELLTQAPLALFAIDEAHCVSEWGHDFRPDYRLLRPLLDHFPDVPRLALTATADKVTRDDILDQLGIPREGMIVAGFDRPNIRYTITPKDNTTRQIADLIAETPGAGIVYCQSRAGTEKMAEALARSGRPTRAYHAGLDPQVRARNQADFVASEDMVICATVAFGMGIDKPDVRFVAHAGMPKSIESYYQETGRAGRDGDPAVAHLFWGAEDFAKARQRIGEVEPARQQGERVRLQALGALVETPGCRRKILLKHFGDEAPDNCGNCDNCINPPGAVDATEVAKKVLSAVFRTGQSFGMGYIEQVLTGVSTERSLINGHEALGVWGIVSGDELTLLKPVIRALLLRDALRANDFGGLEFGPGARGILKDEDAVSLILQPKRERRRGRGSSAGTIANPSGDPLFEALRAKRRTLAAEASVPPYVIFHDSVLREMATARPRNLSAMERITGVGVRKLEAYGEAFLQVIREQGA; from the coding sequence ATGCCACGTGATCCCCTGCCCCTGTTGCACTCCACCTTTGGTTTTCCCGGTTTTCGCGGCGTGCAGGAAAGCGTCGTGTCGCGCGTGCTGGCGGCCGAGAATACGCTGGCGGTGATGCCGACCGGCGCGGGCAAGTCGCTATGCTATCAACTGCCCTCGGTGGTGCTGGACGGGACGTGCGTCGTGGTGTCGCCGCTGATCGCGCTGATGCACGATCAGCTGCGCGCCGCCACCGCCGTCGGCATTCGCGCGGCCACGCTGACCTCGGTCGATACCGACCAGATGGAGACGATGGCGCGGTTCCGGCGCGGCGAGCTCGATTTGCTGTACGTCGCACCGGAGCGCGCCTCGGGCGGGGCGTTCCGCGAGTTGCTCACCCAGGCGCCGCTTGCCTTGTTCGCGATCGACGAAGCGCATTGCGTGTCGGAATGGGGGCATGATTTCCGCCCCGATTACCGCCTGCTGCGGCCCTTGCTCGATCACTTCCCGGACGTGCCACGGCTCGCGCTGACCGCGACTGCCGACAAGGTGACGCGCGACGATATCCTCGATCAACTCGGCATACCGCGCGAGGGGATGATCGTCGCCGGGTTCGATCGGCCCAACATCCGCTACACGATCACGCCCAAGGACAATACGACGCGGCAGATCGCCGACTTGATCGCCGAGACGCCGGGCGCGGGGATCGTCTATTGCCAGAGCCGCGCCGGTACCGAGAAGATGGCCGAGGCGCTGGCGCGGTCCGGGCGGCCGACGCGCGCTTATCATGCCGGGCTCGATCCGCAGGTGCGCGCGCGCAACCAGGCCGATTTCGTGGCGAGCGAGGACATGGTGATCTGCGCGACCGTGGCGTTCGGCATGGGCATCGACAAGCCAGACGTGCGCTTCGTCGCGCATGCCGGCATGCCCAAGTCGATCGAATCCTATTACCAGGAAACCGGCCGCGCCGGGCGCGATGGCGATCCGGCGGTCGCGCATCTGTTCTGGGGCGCAGAGGATTTCGCCAAGGCGCGGCAGCGGATCGGCGAAGTCGAGCCGGCGCGGCAGCAGGGAGAGCGCGTGCGGTTGCAGGCGCTGGGTGCGCTGGTCGAGACGCCGGGGTGCCGCCGGAAAATCCTGCTCAAGCATTTCGGCGACGAGGCGCCGGACAATTGCGGGAATTGCGATAATTGTATCAATCCGCCGGGCGCGGTGGATGCGACCGAGGTCGCCAAGAAGGTGCTGTCCGCGGTGTTCCGCACCGGGCAGAGCTTCGGCATGGGCTATATCGAGCAGGTGCTGACCGGCGTTTCGACCGAGCGCAGTCTGATAAACGGGCATGAGGCGCTGGGCGTGTGGGGCATCGTCTCGGGTGACGAGCTCACGCTGCTGAAGCCTGTGATCCGGGCATTGCTGCTGCGCGATGCGCTGCGCGCCAACGATTTCGGCGGCCTGGAATTCGGCCCCGGCGCACGCGGCATCCTGAAGGACGAGGATGCGGTGTCGCTGATCCTGCAGCCCAAGCGCGAGCGGCGACGCGGGCGCGGCAGCAGCGCGGGGACGATCGCCAATCCGAGCGGCGATCCGTTGTTCGAGGCGCTGCGCGCGAAGCGTCGGACATTGGCGGCGGAAGCGAGCGTGCCGCCCTACGTGATCTTCCACGATTCCGTATTGCGCGAGATGGCCACGGCGCGGCCGCGCAACCTGTCGGCAATGGAGCGCATCACCGGCGTTGGCGTGCGCAAGCTCGAGGCTTACGGTGAAGCGTTTCTGCAAGTCATCCGCGAACAAGGAGCCTGA
- a CDS encoding pyridoxamine 5'-phosphate oxidase family protein: MPARPPQDTTRRLTPRSRTIQFFPALDDDHRAFIALQPVFFVATAAADARVNLSPKGMDCFRVLDDHRVAYLDVAGSGNETNAHLLADGRITIMFCAFDNPALILRLYGRGTPVLPQDDGWSDLSASFTLLPGTRQIFVVDIDQAQTSCGWGVPHMSFERERQTLSKYHIASSDAERFGKYARRTTSIDGLPVRNPTQPAR, encoded by the coding sequence ATGCCCGCTCGGCCGCCCCAAGATACCACGCGCCGTCTGACCCCCAGGAGCAGGACGATACAATTCTTTCCCGCCCTCGACGACGATCACCGCGCCTTCATCGCGCTCCAGCCGGTGTTCTTCGTCGCCACCGCCGCTGCCGATGCCCGCGTCAATCTCAGCCCCAAGGGCATGGACTGTTTCCGCGTGCTGGACGACCACCGCGTGGCCTATCTCGATGTCGCGGGTTCCGGCAACGAGACGAACGCGCATCTCCTCGCCGACGGCCGCATCACGATCATGTTCTGCGCGTTCGACAATCCCGCGCTGATCCTGCGCCTCTACGGCCGCGGCACGCCCGTCCTGCCGCAGGACGATGGCTGGAGTGACCTCAGCGCGTCGTTTACGCTGCTGCCCGGCACGCGGCAGATCTTCGTCGTCGACATCGATCAGGCACAGACTAGTTGCGGCTGGGGCGTGCCGCACATGAGCTTCGAGCGCGAGCGGCAGACCTTGTCCAAATACCATATCGCCTCCAGCGATGCCGAACGCTTCGGCAAATATGCCAGGCGTACCACCAGCATCGACGGGCTGCCGGTCCGCAATCCCACGCAGCCGGCGCGCTAG
- a CDS encoding DUF5996 family protein — protein MTTWPALDWPAWRDTAVALQLRTQIVGKIRLALAPWLNHSWHVPLYVSARGLTTSPIHCDTRMLEIAFDFLADAVVLTTSDGGERLIALEPGSIAEFNAKVLAALAELDVTVVIHDLPNEMPDPVRFADDHAERPYDADAVRSFWRALIQATRVFEQFRTGFLGKASPTHFFWGSFDLATTRFSGRSAPPHPGGVPGLPDAVTRDAYSAEEASLGFWPGSDAYPQAAFYAYAYPAPAGYADAKVEPAAAVFDATLGEFILPYDAVRTAPDPDAALLAFCHTSYDAAADLAAWDRDALECPLGRPKIPRAV, from the coding sequence GTGACCACCTGGCCGGCGCTCGATTGGCCGGCGTGGCGCGACACGGCGGTCGCGCTGCAGCTGCGCACGCAGATCGTCGGCAAGATCCGCCTCGCGCTGGCGCCGTGGCTCAACCATAGCTGGCACGTGCCGCTCTACGTCTCCGCGCGGGGTCTCACGACGTCGCCGATCCACTGCGATACGCGCATGCTGGAGATCGCGTTCGACTTCTTGGCCGACGCGGTCGTGCTGACGACCAGCGATGGCGGCGAACGCCTCATCGCGCTCGAACCCGGCAGCATCGCCGAGTTCAACGCAAAAGTGCTGGCCGCACTTGCCGAACTCGATGTGACCGTAGTCATCCACGATCTGCCCAATGAGATGCCCGATCCGGTGCGCTTCGCCGACGACCATGCCGAGCGCCCCTATGATGCGGACGCTGTCCGTTCCTTCTGGCGCGCCTTGATCCAGGCGACGCGCGTGTTCGAACAGTTCCGCACCGGCTTTCTCGGCAAGGCCAGCCCGACGCATTTCTTCTGGGGCAGCTTCGATCTCGCCACGACGCGTTTCTCGGGCCGCAGCGCTCCACCGCATCCCGGCGGCGTTCCCGGCCTGCCCGATGCCGTGACGCGCGACGCCTATAGCGCGGAGGAAGCCAGCCTCGGCTTCTGGCCGGGCAGCGATGCCTATCCGCAGGCGGCGTTCTACGCCTACGCCTATCCCGCCCCGGCCGGCTATGCCGATGCGAAGGTTGAGCCGGCTGCAGCGGTGTTCGATGCAACCCTCGGCGAGTTCATCCTGCCCTATGACGCGGTGCGCACGGCGCCCGATCCGGACGCCGCGCTGCTCGCCTTCTGCCACACCAGCTATGACGCCGCCGCCGATCTGGCAGCATGGGATCGGGACGCCCTCGAATGCCCGCTCGGCCGCCCCAAGATACCACGCGCCGTCTGA
- a CDS encoding GMC family oxidoreductase, with protein MEEADIVVVGGGSGGSAAAGRLSEDGRYSVVLLEAGGRNTGLRTRIPGFIAFQTEKTNWRYETVPQAGLNGRSGFQPRGRGLGGSSAINAMLYLRGNRWDYDNWAALGCTGWSYDEVLPWFRRSECNARGADALHGGDGPLHVCDQRSPHAGSIEFVEAARNLQIPVNEDFNGVSQAGVGLYQVTQHKGERWSAARAYLGTARANLDIRTDVITERVLFEDGRACGVAYRQGGVERTLRARRAVVLAGGVFGTPQLLMLSGIGPAAHLREHNIAVRVDRAAVGANLQDHVDYVAAFETEGTHFLGQSLKGTVKMAGAMIEWFRKRTGTMTSPFAESGGFLTIAADAPAPDVQVHFVPVVLEDHGRIKVKAHGFSCHVCVLRPESRGTVRLRSADAAAAALIDPAFLTDRRDMELLKNGVRAMYRILQSPPLSAHQPRDRHPVDLDDNEALEALIRARADTIYHPVGTARMGSDDGAVCDPRLRVRGVGALYVADASVMPKLVSGNTNAPSIMIGERCAAFVMDDLGA; from the coding sequence GTGGAAGAAGCCGATATCGTCGTCGTCGGAGGGGGATCGGGCGGCAGCGCCGCAGCCGGGCGGCTGAGCGAGGACGGCCGCTATTCCGTCGTCTTGCTGGAGGCGGGCGGACGCAATACCGGACTGCGCACGCGCATCCCGGGCTTCATCGCCTTCCAGACAGAGAAAACCAACTGGCGGTACGAGACGGTGCCGCAGGCGGGGCTGAACGGCCGCAGCGGGTTCCAGCCGCGCGGCCGGGGGCTTGGCGGGTCGAGCGCGATCAACGCCATGCTGTACTTGCGCGGCAACCGCTGGGACTATGACAATTGGGCGGCGCTGGGCTGCACCGGCTGGTCGTATGACGAGGTGCTGCCGTGGTTCAGGCGCAGCGAATGCAACGCGCGCGGCGCGGATGCGCTGCACGGCGGCGATGGGCCGCTGCACGTCTGCGACCAGCGATCGCCGCATGCCGGATCGATCGAATTCGTCGAGGCGGCACGCAACCTGCAGATCCCGGTGAACGAGGATTTCAACGGGGTGTCGCAGGCCGGGGTCGGCCTTTATCAGGTGACGCAGCACAAGGGCGAACGCTGGAGCGCGGCGCGGGCCTATCTCGGCACGGCGCGCGCCAATCTCGACATTCGCACCGATGTGATCACCGAGCGGGTGCTGTTCGAGGATGGGCGCGCGTGCGGCGTGGCGTACCGGCAAGGCGGGGTTGAGCGGACGCTACGGGCGAGGCGCGCGGTGGTGCTGGCGGGGGGCGTGTTCGGCACGCCGCAATTGCTGATGCTATCGGGGATCGGGCCAGCAGCGCATTTGCGCGAGCATAATATCGCGGTGCGCGTGGACCGGGCGGCGGTGGGCGCGAATTTGCAGGACCATGTCGATTATGTTGCGGCGTTTGAGACGGAGGGAACGCACTTCCTGGGCCAATCGCTGAAGGGCACGGTGAAGATGGCCGGGGCGATGATCGAGTGGTTCCGCAAGCGCACCGGCACGATGACCTCGCCCTTTGCCGAATCGGGCGGGTTCCTGACGATCGCCGCCGACGCGCCCGCGCCCGACGTGCAGGTGCATTTCGTGCCGGTTGTGCTGGAGGATCATGGACGCATCAAGGTGAAGGCGCACGGCTTCAGCTGCCATGTCTGCGTGCTGCGGCCGGAAAGCCGTGGCACGGTGCGGCTGCGCTCGGCCGATGCGGCGGCGGCGGCGCTGATCGATCCCGCCTTCCTCACCGACCGGCGCGACATGGAGTTGCTGAAGAACGGGGTGCGCGCGATGTACCGCATCCTGCAGTCGCCGCCTTTGTCGGCGCACCAACCGCGCGATCGCCATCCGGTCGACCTGGACGATAACGAGGCGCTGGAGGCGCTGATCAGGGCGCGGGCGGACACGATCTACCATCCGGTCGGTACGGCGCGGATGGGATCGGACGACGGGGCAGTGTGCGATCCGCGGCTGCGCGTGCGCGGTGTGGGCGCGCTGTACGTCGCCGATGCGTCGGTGATGCCGAAACTGGTCTCGGGGAACACCAATGCGCCGTCGATCATGATCGGCGAGCGGTGCGCGGCGTTCGTGATGGACGATCTCGGCGCGTAG
- a CDS encoding ammonium transporter — translation MQSTTKYAGIAAAGAALFAALPAWAQNVAEAAPAAAATAAAPFVPTAAMVNKGDVSWMLISSALVLMMSVPGLALFYGGLVRTKNMLSVLMQVLTIVCVASLVWVCWGYSMAFTNGGSLNLFVGGFSKVFLKGVDATTFGATFSNGVYLPEYVFVIFQMTFACITPALIVGAFAERIKFTPLIIFVVAWLTIVYFPMAHMVWYWAGPDFLPAAPDDHGLIWGWGALDFAGGTVVHINAGIAGLVGAIVVGKRLGYKTEPMPPHSLTMTMIGASLLWVGWFGFNAGSNLESNGVTALAFINTFVATAAAGIAWAVIEQIVHKKPSLLGAASGVVAGLVAITPAAGFAAPMTSIVLGAVASVVCFFFVTTVKNKLGYDDSLDVFGVHCVGGIVGALGTAIVAAPALGGQGYFDYTVMPAAFHPELYDIGAQLLTQAKAIGVTLIWSGGVSFVLFTILKATIGLRPSAEVEHEGLDINEHGERAYNY, via the coding sequence ATGCAGTCCACAACCAAATATGCCGGCATCGCCGCCGCGGGAGCGGCGCTGTTCGCCGCGCTCCCCGCCTGGGCGCAGAATGTCGCCGAGGCCGCACCGGCCGCTGCCGCCACGGCCGCCGCACCGTTCGTGCCGACCGCCGCGATGGTCAACAAGGGCGATGTCAGCTGGATGCTGATCTCCTCGGCCCTGGTGCTGATGATGTCGGTGCCGGGCCTCGCCTTGTTCTACGGCGGCCTCGTCCGCACCAAGAACATGCTGTCGGTGCTCATGCAGGTGCTGACCATCGTCTGCGTCGCCTCGCTCGTCTGGGTGTGCTGGGGCTATTCGATGGCCTTCACCAATGGTGGCAGCCTCAACCTCTTCGTCGGCGGCTTCTCCAAGGTCTTCCTGAAGGGCGTCGATGCGACGACCTTCGGCGCGACGTTCAGCAACGGCGTGTACCTGCCCGAATATGTCTTCGTGATCTTCCAGATGACCTTTGCGTGCATCACGCCGGCGCTGATCGTCGGCGCGTTTGCCGAACGCATCAAGTTCACCCCGCTGATCATCTTCGTCGTCGCCTGGCTGACGATCGTCTATTTCCCGATGGCGCACATGGTCTGGTACTGGGCGGGCCCGGACTTCCTGCCCGCGGCACCGGACGACCATGGCCTGATCTGGGGCTGGGGCGCGCTCGATTTCGCCGGCGGCACCGTTGTGCACATCAATGCCGGTATCGCCGGGCTGGTCGGTGCGATCGTCGTCGGCAAGCGCCTGGGTTACAAGACCGAGCCGATGCCGCCGCACTCGCTGACCATGACGATGATCGGCGCCAGCCTGCTGTGGGTCGGTTGGTTCGGCTTCAATGCGGGCTCGAACCTCGAATCGAACGGGGTGACCGCGCTCGCCTTCATCAACACCTTCGTCGCCACGGCCGCAGCCGGCATCGCCTGGGCGGTGATCGAGCAGATCGTGCACAAGAAACCGTCGCTGTTGGGGGCGGCATCGGGCGTGGTCGCTGGCCTCGTCGCGATCACCCCCGCGGCCGGCTTCGCCGCACCGATGACCTCGATCGTGCTCGGCGCGGTCGCCTCGGTCGTCTGCTTCTTCTTCGTCACGACCGTGAAGAACAAGCTCGGCTATGACGACTCGCTCGACGTGTTCGGCGTGCACTGCGTCGGCGGCATCGTCGGCGCGCTCGGCACGGCGATCGTCGCGGCACCGGCGCTCGGCGGGCAGGGCTATTTCGACTATACCGTAATGCCTGCGGCGTTCCATCCGGAGCTCTACGACATCGGCGCACAGCTGCTGACCCAGGCCAAGGCGATCGGCGTGACGCTGATCTGGTCGGGCGGCGTGTCGTTCGTGCTGTTCACGATCCTCAAGGCGACGATCGGCCTGCGCCCGAGCGCCGAGGTCGAGCATGAAGGCCTCGACATCAACGAACATGGCGAGCGCGCCTATAATTATTGA
- a CDS encoding TIGR01244 family sulfur transferase → MAVIRRIDDHISVAPQIQPEDLAAIAAAGFTAIVNNRPDDEDAGQPSGAAIRAAAEAAGLAYSAIPVTQSGFSHPQIDAMAAALAASPGPVLAYCRSGTRSCNLWALATAKTDGHPDTLMAKAAATGYDLTGIRPLLDALSSGR, encoded by the coding sequence ATGGCCGTTATCCGCCGCATCGACGACCATATCTCGGTCGCGCCCCAGATCCAGCCGGAGGATCTCGCGGCGATCGCCGCCGCCGGCTTTACCGCGATCGTCAACAACCGCCCCGACGACGAGGATGCCGGGCAGCCATCGGGCGCGGCGATCCGCGCGGCGGCGGAGGCGGCGGGGCTGGCCTATAGCGCGATCCCGGTGACGCAGTCGGGCTTCTCGCATCCGCAGATCGACGCGATGGCAGCGGCGCTTGCCGCCTCGCCCGGGCCGGTGCTGGCCTATTGCCGATCCGGCACGCGCAGTTGCAACCTGTGGGCACTGGCGACGGCCAAGACGGATGGTCATCCTGACACGCTGATGGCGAAGGCGGCAGCGACCGGGTATGACCTGACCGGCATACGGCCGCTGCTGGATGCGCTGTCGTCCGGCCGGTAG
- a CDS encoding M3 family metallopeptidase: protein MIARLLATSALVLAVPAAAQSNPFAKPSTLPYQAPDFRAIKDADYLPAFEAGMKEQRAEIAAITANPAAPTFDNTIAAVEKSGRMLDRVSTVFFALSQANTNDTLQAVETEITPKLTAHGDAIALDPKLFARVKTLYDSRATLKLSVEQAQLLKVTYQRFVDAGAQLSAADQVKLRALNTQISTLQTAFQQQLLAGTKAGALVVTDVKKLDGLGADGIAAAAKAAADRGMPGKWVLPLQNTTQQPALASLTDRATRQALFEKSWTRTEQGDANDTRATIASLAQLRAQKAKLLGYPTYADYSLTDQMAETSTAAKAFLTQFAPALAAKQREEAGEIQAQIKATGGTFELKPWDWDFYSEQVRKAKYDLDGDALKPYFEINKVLTDGVFYAATELYGITFKERKDLPVYDPDMRVFEVFEQNGTSIGVMYFDYWKRDNKSGGAWMSNFVGQSKLLGTKPVIYNVANFTKPAAGSPALISFDDVTTMFHEFGHALHGLFADQVYPTLSGANTARDFVEFPSQFNEHWALDPKVLSHYAVNYKTGAAMPQALVDKIRRSQTFNQGYSTGEAQEAAALDLAWHSLPADAPKQDVDAFEAKTLAGMGLDTAHVPPRYRTSYFSHIWGGGYAAGYYAYAWTQMLDHDAFAWFTAHGGLTRANGQRFRDMILSRGHTLDYGPMFRAFYGKDPDVGPMAEYLGLTGK from the coding sequence ATGATCGCTCGCCTGCTTGCCACTTCCGCCCTCGTCCTTGCCGTGCCGGCCGCGGCGCAGAGCAATCCCTTCGCCAAGCCCAGCACGTTGCCCTATCAGGCGCCCGATTTCCGCGCGATCAAGGATGCCGATTACCTGCCCGCCTTCGAGGCCGGGATGAAGGAGCAGCGCGCGGAGATCGCGGCGATCACCGCCAATCCGGCCGCGCCGACGTTCGACAACACGATCGCGGCGGTGGAGAAATCCGGCCGCATGCTCGACCGGGTGAGCACGGTTTTCTTCGCGCTGAGCCAGGCCAATACCAACGATACGCTGCAGGCGGTGGAAACCGAGATCACGCCCAAGCTGACCGCGCATGGCGATGCGATCGCGCTCGACCCCAAGCTCTTCGCGCGGGTGAAGACACTGTATGACAGCCGCGCGACGCTGAAACTGTCGGTCGAGCAGGCGCAGTTGCTCAAGGTGACGTACCAGCGCTTCGTGGACGCCGGGGCGCAGTTGAGTGCTGCCGACCAGGTGAAATTGCGCGCGCTGAACACGCAGATCTCGACCTTGCAGACCGCGTTCCAACAGCAATTGCTCGCCGGGACCAAGGCTGGTGCGCTGGTGGTCACCGACGTGAAGAAGCTCGACGGGCTTGGCGCCGACGGCATTGCCGCGGCGGCCAAGGCGGCGGCGGATCGCGGGATGCCTGGCAAATGGGTGTTGCCGCTGCAGAACACCACGCAGCAGCCGGCTTTGGCCTCGCTGACCGATCGCGCGACGCGCCAGGCCTTGTTCGAGAAGAGCTGGACGCGCACCGAGCAGGGCGATGCCAACGATACGCGGGCGACGATCGCTTCGCTTGCGCAACTCCGCGCGCAGAAGGCCAAGTTGCTCGGCTATCCGACCTATGCCGATTATTCGCTGACCGATCAGATGGCCGAGACATCGACGGCGGCGAAAGCGTTCCTGACGCAATTCGCGCCGGCGCTGGCGGCCAAGCAGCGCGAGGAAGCGGGCGAGATCCAGGCGCAGATTAAGGCGACTGGCGGCACGTTCGAGCTCAAGCCGTGGGACTGGGATTTCTATTCGGAGCAGGTGCGGAAAGCCAAGTACGACCTGGATGGCGATGCGCTGAAGCCCTATTTCGAGATCAACAAGGTGCTGACCGACGGCGTGTTCTATGCCGCGACCGAGCTCTACGGCATCACCTTCAAGGAGCGGAAGGACCTGCCGGTCTATGACCCGGACATGCGCGTGTTCGAAGTGTTCGAGCAGAACGGCACGTCGATCGGCGTGATGTATTTCGACTACTGGAAGCGCGACAACAAATCGGGTGGCGCGTGGATGTCCAACTTCGTCGGGCAGTCCAAGCTGCTCGGCACCAAGCCGGTGATCTACAATGTCGCCAATTTCACCAAGCCGGCAGCGGGCAGCCCGGCGCTGATCAGCTTCGACGACGTGACGACGATGTTCCACGAATTCGGCCATGCGCTGCACGGGCTATTCGCCGATCAGGTGTATCCGACGCTGTCGGGCGCTAATACGGCGCGCGATTTCGTCGAGTTCCCGTCGCAGTTCAACGAGCATTGGGCGCTCGATCCCAAGGTGCTCAGCCATTATGCAGTGAACTACAAGACCGGCGCGGCGATGCCGCAGGCGTTGGTCGACAAGATCCGCCGCTCGCAGACGTTCAACCAGGGCTATTCGACCGGCGAGGCGCAGGAGGCGGCGGCGCTCGATCTCGCCTGGCATTCACTGCCGGCGGACGCCCCCAAGCAGGACGTGGATGCGTTCGAGGCCAAGACGCTGGCTGGCATGGGGCTGGACACGGCGCATGTGCCGCCGCGCTACCGGACGAGCTATTTCTCGCACATCTGGGGCGGCGGCTATGCCGCGGGCTACTATGCCTATGCCTGGACGCAGATGCTCGATCATGATGCGTTTGCCTGGTTCACCGCGCATGGCGGGCTGACGCGCGCCAACGGCCAGCGCTTCCGCGACATGATCCTGTCGCGCGGGCACACGCTGGATTACGGGCCGATGTTCCGGGCGTTCTACGGCAAGGACCCGGATGTCGGGCCGATGGCGGAATATCTGGGGCTGACGGGGAAGTAA
- a CDS encoding P-II family nitrogen regulator encodes MKLVIAIIKPFKLDEVREALTEIGVAGMTVTEVKGFGRQKGQTEIYRGAEYSTNMVPKIKIEIVCASDLAPRVVETIQSSANTGAIGDGKIFVLDVGQAVRIRTGETDQTAL; translated from the coding sequence GTGAAACTCGTCATCGCCATCATCAAGCCGTTCAAGCTCGACGAGGTACGCGAAGCGCTCACCGAGATCGGCGTCGCGGGCATGACCGTCACCGAGGTCAAGGGTTTCGGGCGCCAGAAGGGCCAGACCGAAATCTATCGCGGCGCGGAATACAGCACCAACATGGTGCCCAAGATCAAGATCGAGATCGTCTGCGCGTCCGATCTCGCGCCCCGCGTGGTGGAGACGATCCAGTCCTCGGCCAATACCGGCGCGATCGGCGACGGCAAGATCTTCGTCCTCGATGTCGGGCAGGCGGTGCGCATCCGCACCGGCGAAACCGATCAGACCGCGCTGTGA
- a CDS encoding sterol desaturase family protein, with the protein MELPDIVQYAVPGFVLLVLVEMIVARFRDTTRYEPKDTLTSLALGLGSTVAGALTAGIAYAMAVWVWQFRLFDIGYAWGWFVLAFIVDDLAYYVFHRLAHRVRWFWASHVIHHSSQHYNLSTALRQTWTGFISLGFLFRLPLALIGFPPAMLVFVAGINLVYQFWIHTEVIGRCPRWFEAVMNTPSHHRVHHAINAQYLDRNYAGVFIVWDRMFGTFTAERDDDRPRYGIVHDLGSFNLVWAAFHEWVGIARDVWAAPGIHAKLNYMIKPPGWSHDGSRDTSEIIKQRWAARQRQAQEGAAWKKPISSSSEGDRAAAPQPGG; encoded by the coding sequence ATGGAGCTGCCCGACATCGTCCAATATGCCGTGCCGGGCTTCGTCCTGCTGGTGCTGGTGGAGATGATCGTCGCGCGGTTTCGCGATACCACGCGCTACGAACCGAAGGACACGCTGACCAGCCTGGCGCTGGGTCTCGGCAGCACCGTGGCGGGCGCGCTGACCGCCGGCATCGCCTATGCCATGGCGGTATGGGTGTGGCAGTTCCGGCTCTTCGACATCGGCTATGCGTGGGGATGGTTCGTGCTCGCCTTCATCGTCGACGATCTGGCCTATTACGTGTTCCACCGCCTGGCACACCGCGTGCGCTGGTTCTGGGCGAGCCATGTCATCCACCATTCGAGCCAGCATTATAACCTGTCGACCGCACTGCGGCAGACCTGGACCGGGTTCATCTCCCTGGGCTTCCTGTTCCGCCTGCCGCTGGCGCTGATCGGTTTTCCCCCGGCGATGCTGGTGTTCGTGGCGGGTATCAACCTGGTCTATCAGTTCTGGATCCACACCGAGGTGATCGGCCGCTGCCCGCGCTGGTTCGAAGCCGTGATGAACACGCCGAGCCACCACCGCGTGCACCACGCGATCAACGCGCAATATCTCGATCGCAATTATGCCGGCGTGTTCATCGTCTGGGACCGGATGTTCGGCACGTTCACCGCCGAACGCGACGACGATCGGCCGCGCTACGGCATCGTGCACGATCTGGGATCGTTCAACCTGGTGTGGGCGGCGTTCCACGAATGGGTCGGCATCGCGCGCGACGTCTGGGCAGCGCCGGGCATTCATGCGAAACTGAACTACATGATCAAGCCGCCGGGGTGGAGCCATGACGGCAGCCGCGACACGTCGGAGATCATCAAGCAGCGCTGGGCCGCGAGACAGCGGCAGGCGCAGGAGGGAGCCGCGTGGAAGAAGCCGATATCGTCGTCGTCGGAGGGGGATCGGGCGGCAGCGCCGCAGCCGGGCGGCTGA